AAGAAAATTTATGTCTGTGTATGATATTGTAGCATTAAAACCCGGACCAATATTACTTCTTGTGCTAAATTCTCCCATAGGAAATCTTGGTCCAACTCCAAGTGTAAAAAAAGCACCTTTTGCTTCTTTGTAATTTTCAATTTGTGCAAAAAGTAAATTGCAAGAAATAATAAAAAGTAAAATTAAATTTTTTAATAATTTCATTTTGTTAAAATTTAGTTTATCAAATTTGTACCAATGCCAAATTCGTAAACAAGTCTGCCGCCAATTTTTGATGTATTATATATCAGATAAAAACCAATCACTGCAAAAATAATAAATAAAAAGCTGAATTTAGATTGATTTTTCTTTTTCAAAATTAGGTAAGTTTTAACAATTAGTAGAATGAAAAAAAACCACATTGTTAAAGTTGCATAAAATTCATGTTCAGAAATTTCATAAATAATATTTTCCGAAATAGTTTTGTTTTGAGTAATTAATTGAAACTCCATATTCCCGGTTAAAACCGCTGCAATTCCGCCCCAAACTCCAAACAATAAAAATAAATATGTTATTTTTTTCGATAAATCATTCTTTAAAAATTGAGATAAAATTTCCATAAAAGTATAAAATATTAAAAACGCAATTGGAAAATGAATTACTAAAGGATGTTTATCAGCTAAAAATTCCATAAGATATCTTTCGAATAAGAAATTGTCTAATTTGTTAATATTCAACTTTGTGCAAATATAAACCCTTTGCCGGAACCGCTTCTCCAGCTAATGTTCTATTTTTTGATTTAAGAATTTCCTCAATATAATTTTCATCATTTTTATTATATGCTACGGAAAGTAAAGTTCCTACAATTGTTCTAACCATTCCGTGAAGAAATCTGTTTGCAGAAATTTTAAATATTAGGAAATCTTTTGTTTCCCTCCAATTACAATTTTGAACATTACAAATTTTATTTTCAGTTTCAGTATTTACTTTACAAAAAGATGTAAAATCATATTCACCAATAATTTTTCTTGATAGAATTTTTAAATCATCAAAATTTATATTTCTTATTTGATGATAATTGTATGCAAAATTTTCATAAAACGGATTTTTATTTTTGGATATTAAATAAGAATAAGTTCTTTTTTTTGCGTCAAATCTTGCGTTAAAATTTTCATTACAAATTTCCATGTTTGAAATAGAAATTGATTTTGGCAAAATGCAATTTAGCGAATGTTGAAATTTGTAAATTAAAATTTCTTTTGAAAGATGAAAATTTGCGACTTGTCCAATTGCATGAACCCCGGCATCCGTTCTGCCAGAACCAATTAAAGTAATTTTTTCTTGAGAAATTTGCTGAATTGCATTTGTAATTTCATCTTGAATTGTATTACCTTCCGGTTGAGATTGCCAGCCATAAAAACTTGTACCATCATATTTGACGGTAATTTTATAATTAGGCATTCTATTTAAATTTCAATTCAGTGAAATTACTTATTCAAATGTTCTAAAATATCTTTTTTAACTTCGGGATCAATTTGATAATCTGTTTTAAAGCTATGAAGTAAAACATCAACTTCTTGAATTATACTTTTCTTAAAATATTTTGGAGCAAATACAGAAGCATCTAACATATAAATTCTTCGTGATTTTTCATCATAAAGTGTATAATTTACAAAGGGACCACCGCCGCTTAGATCATTAAACCTCCATAATCCTTGTGTCATTAATGAATATTTTCCGTTAAAATTTATTTCGGTTTCCATTCTATAATCATCATATAATTGAACATAAGATGAATCATCTGTTGTTCTATAAAATTTTTCAGTCAGAAAATTTCTTTTTGATGTAATAGAATCTTTTTGCAGAAATTCTGGTGAAGCGTTTTCAATCCAATGAATGAAAATCCATCTTTCCATGTCTGTATTTACACCTCTTCTAAGCCAAACAAAATTATCATCCGGAGCTTCCATTGCCAATTGATAATCTGCTTGAACATAAATCATCCAACCATATTTTGATAATAAATTTGCTTCAATATTTTTTTGTTCAAAATGTTTATTGTAAAGCCCGAGAGCCATTCTTTTATTTGAAGCATCTCTAAAGTAATAGAGTAAATCATCTTTTTTACTTAATATTTGCGATTTCAGCTTTTCAATAGATGAAGAAGTTAAGATCATTACGAGCTGATTATTTGCCCACAAATCATATTTATTAATTACAAAAACTGAATCGGAATTAATCATTTTCTTTACTTTTTCATCAATTATTGAATGCAAATATTGTGATGTTGGCAAATCAGTGTCAAGAGCTGCAAGAATAATAATATTCTTTTGCAATTTTAATTTTTCAAGATCTGAGAAACGTCTACGTTTAATTTCGAAAAGTTCTTCGGGCTGCGGAGTGTAAATTACCTTACCGAATGTCTGCTTCAGTTCGTCTTCAACTTCCTTAAATTCAATGGAATCTGCAACAATAAAAATTTCATCTTCTTCACCTTTTGCTTGTTTCTTGGTATCGCATGCTTGCAAAACAAATAGTGAGAATAAAATTGAGATTACTAAAAAAGTAGATTTTGTTTTCATATAATTAAATTTTGTTTTTAAGTTCTTTTTAAACATTAAAGCGTTTATATGGTTCCTTGTTAATTATAAAATAAACTTCGGTAATAAAAGAAAATACAATCCCCACATTGTTAAACCAATAGAAATTGGAATTGTTAAATTATCATCAGCCCAGCCGTAAGAAATATTTTCAACTATTGCCCCAACAGCACCGCCAATAATTCCTATAAAAAATTCCAAAAAAATTCCTTCAACTTTTGGCGTAAGCAAAACTACAATTATTCCAAATACAAAAAATGCAAAAGTTCCTTCAAAACTTTTTGAAAGGAATTTATGTTTGCCAAATTTTCTTCCAATTAATGCGGCAGCAATATCGCAAATTATCAGCATAGAAAATGCAGTAATAAAAATAATTTTGGGGAAAATCCACATAGTAATTGTTGCAGCAATGAAAACATATGAAGCTCCATTTAAATTTTTCTTCTTCATATCATTTTCATGTTCACGCATTATAAATCCGAAAATATTCTGAACAAATTTATTAAGAGAAGGAATATAATATCTGCTGAAATCAATTAATACCGAAATAACAGTAATTGGAATTAAGATTTTTAATGCATCAGATTTGGATATAAAATTATAAATAATTGGAATAGATAATGAACAAAGGTGAATACTCTTTCTGAGCAATTCACCTTTAAAATTTATTGAACCATTATCAAATGAGGTCATTTTCCTTTGTAGGATTTGATTCGGCAGGAGAACGGTTAACTTTTTCATCCATCAATTTTTTTACATGATCCGGAATTTCTTCTTTCTTGTTGGAAGGTTCATCATTTCCATTTTTTCTAGCTGGTGGTAAATTTTCACCCTTTAGGATTTTATCAATTTCTTCGGCATCTAAAATTTCTCGCTCCAACAATTCTTCTGATAATCTATGAAGTTCATCAATATTCTCTGTCAATATTTTTTCAGCTCTTTCCATTCCCCTAGTTACAATTGCTCTAACTTCTTCATCAATATCTTGCGCTGTTTTTTCACTATAATCTTGATGTTTTGTAACTTCTCTACCCAGAAATAGTTCTTCTTCATTTTTTCCGTAAGCTAAAGGTCCAAGTTTTTCACTCATACCCCATTCGCAAACCATTTTGCGTGCAATATTTGTAGCTTTTTCAATATCATTTCCTGCACCGGTTGTAAAAGAATTGAATACAATTTTTTCCGCTGCGCGTCCGCCTAAGGCATAAGCAATCATAGCTTCTAGATAATCTTTCGAATAAGTATGTTTTTCATCAACTGGAAGATAAGTTGTAACACCGAGCGCTCTTCCTCTTGGAATAATTGTAACTTTGTGCACGGGATCTGATTCCGGAATTTTTAATGCAACTAAAACGTGACCAATTTCATGATAAGCAGTTGTGCGTTTTTCCTTTTCGGAAATTATCATACTTTTGCGTTCCATTCCCATCATAACTTTATCTTTTGCATCTTCAAAATCATCCATATTTACAGTATTTTTATTTTGACGAGCAGCAAGTAAAGCGGCTTCATTTACAAGATTTGCAAGTTCAGCTCCGGCTAATCCCGGTGTACCTTTTGCTAAAACTTTTAAATCAACTTCCGGTGCCAATGGAATTTTTCTTGTATGAACTTTTAAAATTCCCTCACGACCATTTACATCCGGTCTATCTACAACAACTTGTCTATCAAATCTTCCGGGACGTAATAAAGCGGGATCTAAAACATCAGGTCTATTTGTTGCTGCAATAATAATTACACCGTTGTTTTGTTCAAAACCATCCATTTCAACAAGTAAAGCATTTAAAGTTTGTTCACGTTCGTCATGTCCGCCGCCTAAACCAGCACCGCGGTGACGACCAACTGCATCAATTTCATCAATAAAAATTATACATGGTGCATTTTTCTTTCCTTGATCAAAAAGATCTCTAACTCTGCTAGCACCAACTCCAACAAACATTTCCACAAAATCTGCACCGCTGATTGAAAAAAATGGAACTCCGGCTTCGCCAGCAACTGCACGAGCCATTAAAGTTTTTCCGGTTCCAGGAGGTCCCAATAATAAAACTCCTCTTGGGATTTTTCCACCAAGTTTCTGAAATTTTGATGGTTCTTTAAGAAACTCAATAATTTCCTGCAATTCTTGTTTTGCTTCATCAGCTCCGGCAACATCTTTAAACGTAACTTTCAAAGATGATTGAGAATTTAATTTAGCTCTACTTTTTCCAAAATTAAAAATTCCTCTTGTTCCGCCAGTACCTCCACCTTGCATTCTACGCATGATAAGTACCCAAATTCCAATCATTAAAATCCATGGTAAAAAACTGATTAAAACCGTGAACCATTCATTAGAATCTAAAGTGAAATTATATTTTATTCCTTTTTCTTTCCAAAGTGCTTGATGTTGTTCAATAATTTTTTCATAAATAATTGTGCTTATTTTTTCTGTGGGAATTGAATTTTTTCCAACTGGTACAGTTTGTTCTGATTTAAGTTTAATCTCAAGCGTATAATTATTAATTTCCGATTTTATAACGTTAATTTCGCTAATTTGATCTTGAGCTAAAAGAGATTCATAAACACCGTAATCAACTTCAATTGCTTCTCCTCTATTTGTATTGAGGAATTGCATAACAATTACTGCTGCAATTATTACGGCTCCCCAGCTAAAAACAGATTTTAGGATTTTTGACCAATCAAAATCTCCATCGGGTTTTTGAGGTCCAAATCCTTTATTTTTTTTAGGATTATTATTTTGTTCGTTTGCCATAAATAGTTTATTAAAAGGTTTATACATTTATTTCTCCGCTATTCGCTTAAAGCGTAAATAGAATTCAAATTCCTAAATTTTTGTGCGTAATCTAAACCATACCCAATAACAAATTTATTTGGAATTTCAAAGCCAATATAATCAATTTTAGCTTTATATTTTAGACTTTCCGGTTTTACAAGCAGACTTGCAATTTTTACACTTGCTGGTTTATGGTTTTTCAAGATATCTTTTATAAATTGAATTGAAAGTCCGGTATCAACGATATCTTCTACAATTATTATATGTCTTTCGTTAATATCGGCATTTAATTCCTTAATTAATTTTACATCTCCGGTTGAAATTTTTGCATCGCCGTAACTTGAAAGTTTGAAAAAATCAATTTCAACATGAATATTAATTTTTTTTACCAAATCTGATAAGAAGATAAAAGAACCATTTAATACACCAATTAAAATAGGTAATTTGCCTTGATATTCTTTTGAAATTTGTTCGCCTAATTCCTTTACTCTATTTAGAATTTTTTCTTCAGAAATAAGTGTTACAAATTTTTCGGTTCCAACCCAAATTTCACCTTTTTCGTTTTCAATTATTTTAGACATATTTTAATCGCGTTTTTTGTTTCATTTGTTATTTTATATTTCTCACTAATTCTTAAACCAACTAAATAAATAACTTCATCATTGTTAAGCAAAACCCATTGATTTTCTTTTTCTGAGTTTGGAATTTTCAAATCTGTTAAAACATCAGATACTTTTTTTGTTCCTTTCATTCCTAATAGTTGAATTTTATCTCCGGCTTTCCATTTTCGTAAGACTAAATTTCCTTCAATTTTTTCTGCCGAAATTATTTCAACATTTTTTTGAATTTTCAATTCATCGGGAATTTCTTCCAACTTTTCAATTGTCAGTGTTTTCCCCAAAACTCTTACTTTGCTGTTTAATTCCAATAAAAATGAATCCTTGGAAATTTTATTCTTTTTCAGAATTACAATTTTATTTCTTTCTCTAATTGCAAAAAATTCTTTGCTGAATTCAAGTTTAGTTCCACTTTTAGAACTTATTAGATTTTCAAATTGTAGAAAATCTTTAAAGTTGAATTCAATTTTTAAATTTTTCTCAAAAACTAACTTTAGAATTTCACCAAGAATTTCTTTCGGATATTTTTTCAATTCAATTAAATCAAGATTAATTTCGCTTTTATTTTTTGAAATAATTTTCCAGAAAGAATTTTCAATAAAATAATTTAGAATTTTATTTTGATTTCTAAATACTTCAGACGAATTAAGTACAGTTTCGTTTAATGAAGGATTTACTTTTTTCAAATTTGGAATTATTTCATTCCGAATAAAATTTCTTCTGAAATTTATATCTGAATTTGAACTATCCGTAACAAAATCTATTTTTCCATTTTTTAAATATTCAAAAATTTCTGATTTTGAAATGCATAAAAATGGTCGAATTAGATTTTCTTTCTTGATTGTAATTCCACTTAAACCTTCAATTCCGGTTCCGCTAACAATATTTAAAAGAACACTTTCCAAATTATCATCAGAATTATGAGCAGTGATAATTAAATCAGAATTACTTTTTTTTAGATTTTCATCAAACTTTTTGTAACGTAAAATTCTTGCCGCTTCTTCAATTGATAATTTTTTCTTCTTTGCAAAACTCTTAACATTTATACTTTCTGAAAAAAATTCAATATTTAATTTTGAACAAAAATTCCTGCAAAAATTTTCATCATAATCAGCTTCTTTCCCTCGCAGATTATGATTTATATGAACTGCGGCAATTTCAATTTTATATTTTTTTTTATACTTATTAAAAAAGTTAAGTGCAAAAACCGAATCTGCACCGCCGCTTAAACCAATTAAAACCTTTTTTGCGTCACTTAGCAATTGATGTCTGTTAATAAAATTTATAACTTCTTGTTCAATTGTTTTCTGATGCTTTTTCAAATTCTTAGTAAATCTATTTTACTCAATTTTCAAAATTTCAAAT
The nucleotide sequence above comes from Ignavibacteriota bacterium. Encoded proteins:
- a CDS encoding DUF2231 domain-containing protein, which produces MEFLADKHPLVIHFPIAFLIFYTFMEILSQFLKNDLSKKITYLFLLFGVWGGIAAVLTGNMEFQLITQNKTISENIIYEISEHEFYATLTMWFFFILLIVKTYLILKKKNQSKFSFLFIIFAVIGFYLIYNTSKIGGRLVYEFGIGTNLIN
- the ftsH gene encoding ATP-dependent zinc metalloprotease FtsH, which encodes MANEQNNNPKKNKGFGPQKPDGDFDWSKILKSVFSWGAVIIAAVIVMQFLNTNRGEAIEVDYGVYESLLAQDQISEINVIKSEINNYTLEIKLKSEQTVPVGKNSIPTEKISTIIYEKIIEQHQALWKEKGIKYNFTLDSNEWFTVLISFLPWILMIGIWVLIMRRMQGGGTGGTRGIFNFGKSRAKLNSQSSLKVTFKDVAGADEAKQELQEIIEFLKEPSKFQKLGGKIPRGVLLLGPPGTGKTLMARAVAGEAGVPFFSISGADFVEMFVGVGASRVRDLFDQGKKNAPCIIFIDEIDAVGRHRGAGLGGGHDEREQTLNALLVEMDGFEQNNGVIIIAATNRPDVLDPALLRPGRFDRQVVVDRPDVNGREGILKVHTRKIPLAPEVDLKVLAKGTPGLAGAELANLVNEAALLAARQNKNTVNMDDFEDAKDKVMMGMERKSMIISEKEKRTTAYHEIGHVLVALKIPESDPVHKVTIIPRGRALGVTTYLPVDEKHTYSKDYLEAMIAYALGGRAAEKIVFNSFTTGAGNDIEKATNIARKMVCEWGMSEKLGPLAYGKNEEELFLGREVTKHQDYSEKTAQDIDEEVRAIVTRGMERAEKILTENIDELHRLSEELLEREILDAEEIDKILKGENLPPARKNGNDEPSNKKEEIPDHVKKLMDEKVNRSPAESNPTKENDLI
- the hpt gene encoding hypoxanthine phosphoribosyltransferase, producing MSKIIENEKGEIWVGTEKFVTLISEEKILNRVKELGEQISKEYQGKLPILIGVLNGSFIFLSDLVKKINIHVEIDFFKLSSYGDAKISTGDVKLIKELNADINERHIIIVEDIVDTGLSIQFIKDILKNHKPASVKIASLLVKPESLKYKAKIDYIGFEIPNKFVIGYGLDYAQKFRNLNSIYALSE
- a CDS encoding DUF4837 family protein, encoding MKTKSTFLVISILFSLFVLQACDTKKQAKGEEDEIFIVADSIEFKEVEDELKQTFGKVIYTPQPEELFEIKRRRFSDLEKLKLQKNIIILAALDTDLPTSQYLHSIIDEKVKKMINSDSVFVINKYDLWANNQLVMILTSSSIEKLKSQILSKKDDLLYYFRDASNKRMALGLYNKHFEQKNIEANLLSKYGWMIYVQADYQLAMEAPDDNFVWLRRGVNTDMERWIFIHWIENASPEFLQKDSITSKRNFLTEKFYRTTDDSSYVQLYDDYRMETEINFNGKYSLMTQGLWRFNDLSGGGPFVNYTLYDEKSRRIYMLDASVFAPKYFKKSIIQEVDVLLHSFKTDYQIDPEVKKDILEHLNK
- a CDS encoding dolichol kinase codes for the protein MTSFDNGSINFKGELLRKSIHLCSLSIPIIYNFISKSDALKILIPITVISVLIDFSRYYIPSLNKFVQNIFGFIMREHENDMKKKNLNGASYVFIAATITMWIFPKIIFITAFSMLIICDIAAALIGRKFGKHKFLSKSFEGTFAFFVFGIIVVLLTPKVEGIFLEFFIGIIGGAVGAIVENISYGWADDNLTIPISIGLTMWGLYFLLLPKFIL
- the truA gene encoding tRNA pseudouridine(38-40) synthase TruA encodes the protein MPNYKITVKYDGTSFYGWQSQPEGNTIQDEITNAIQQISQEKITLIGSGRTDAGVHAIGQVANFHLSKEILIYKFQHSLNCILPKSISISNMEICNENFNARFDAKKRTYSYLISKNKNPFYENFAYNYHQIRNINFDDLKILSRKIIGEYDFTSFCKVNTETENKICNVQNCNWRETKDFLIFKISANRFLHGMVRTIVGTLLSVAYNKNDENYIEEILKSKNRTLAGEAVPAKGLYLHKVEY
- the tilS gene encoding tRNA lysidine(34) synthetase TilS, whose product is MKKHQKTIEQEVINFINRHQLLSDAKKVLIGLSGGADSVFALNFFNKYKKKYKIEIAAVHINHNLRGKEADYDENFCRNFCSKLNIEFFSESINVKSFAKKKKLSIEEAARILRYKKFDENLKKSNSDLIITAHNSDDNLESVLLNIVSGTGIEGLSGITIKKENLIRPFLCISKSEIFEYLKNGKIDFVTDSSNSDINFRRNFIRNEIIPNLKKVNPSLNETVLNSSEVFRNQNKILNYFIENSFWKIISKNKSEINLDLIELKKYPKEILGEILKLVFEKNLKIEFNFKDFLQFENLISSKSGTKLEFSKEFFAIRERNKIVILKKNKISKDSFLLELNSKVRVLGKTLTIEKLEEIPDELKIQKNVEIISAEKIEGNLVLRKWKAGDKIQLLGMKGTKKVSDVLTDLKIPNSEKENQWVLLNNDEVIYLVGLRISEKYKITNETKNAIKICLK